The Flavobacterium praedii genome window below encodes:
- the pckA gene encoding phosphoenolpyruvate carboxykinase (ATP), whose translation MKNIKIIQELHNLGITGYHEVVYNPSYEELYQAEVSHKRKGYEKGALTDTGSVAVKTGIFTGRSPKDRYIVKDDVTKDTICWDKESGISSPNYPTTKAIWDELKALTLEQLSTSPKLYVVDAFCGTNADTRLKVRFVMEVAWQAHFVTNMFIRPSIYELENFGEPDFIVMNGSKATNPNWKEQGLNSENFVLFNLTEKIQIIGGTWYGGEMKKGMFAMMNYYLPLKGMASMHCSANVGEKGDVAVFFGLSGTGKTTLSADPKRYLIGDDEHGWDNNGVFNYEGGCYAKVIDLSENNEPDIWRAIKRDALLENVIVDEYGEIDYYDHSITENSRVSYPIHHINKIVLPSKAGHASKIIYLSADAFGVLPPVSILTDDQAQYHFLCGYTSKLAGTERGITAPEPSFSPAFGEAFLTLHPTMYSKTLIGKMKEHNAKAYLVNTGWNGTGKRISLKNTRAIIDAIISGEIENAPTIDIPFLNLTIPTELPKVSEGILDPRDTYADKEEWASKARDLTSRYIKYFEQYTDTEEGKRLVAAGPSLEAVLN comes from the coding sequence TGTAAAAACCGGAATTTTCACTGGTCGTTCTCCTAAAGATAGATATATTGTTAAAGATGATGTAACAAAAGATACAATTTGCTGGGATAAAGAAAGTGGAATTAGTTCTCCTAACTATCCTACAACTAAAGCAATTTGGGATGAATTAAAAGCTTTAACATTAGAACAACTTTCAACTTCACCTAAACTATATGTTGTTGATGCATTTTGTGGTACAAATGCGGATACAAGACTTAAAGTTCGTTTCGTAATGGAAGTGGCTTGGCAAGCACATTTTGTTACAAATATGTTTATCAGACCTTCTATCTATGAATTGGAAAACTTTGGTGAGCCAGATTTCATTGTAATGAATGGTTCAAAAGCAACTAATCCAAACTGGAAAGAACAAGGATTAAATTCAGAAAACTTCGTTTTATTTAATCTTACTGAAAAAATCCAAATTATTGGTGGAACTTGGTACGGTGGAGAAATGAAAAAAGGAATGTTCGCAATGATGAACTACTACTTGCCTTTAAAAGGAATGGCTTCAATGCACTGTTCAGCTAACGTAGGTGAAAAAGGAGATGTAGCAGTATTCTTTGGACTTTCTGGAACAGGAAAAACTACTTTATCTGCAGATCCAAAACGTTACTTAATTGGAGATGACGAACATGGATGGGATAACAATGGTGTATTCAACTATGAAGGTGGATGTTATGCAAAAGTAATTGACTTGAGCGAAAACAATGAACCAGACATCTGGAGAGCAATCAAAAGAGATGCATTATTAGAGAATGTAATTGTTGATGAGTATGGAGAAATCGACTATTACGATCATTCAATTACTGAAAACTCTAGAGTTTCTTACCCAATTCACCATATTAACAAAATTGTATTGCCTTCAAAAGCAGGACACGCAAGCAAAATTATCTATCTTTCTGCTGATGCATTTGGAGTATTGCCTCCAGTATCTATATTGACTGATGATCAAGCTCAATACCACTTCTTATGTGGATACACTTCTAAATTAGCAGGAACTGAAAGAGGAATTACTGCTCCAGAACCATCTTTCTCTCCAGCATTTGGTGAAGCATTCTTAACATTACACCCAACAATGTATTCTAAAACATTAATTGGTAAAATGAAAGAACACAATGCAAAAGCATACTTAGTTAACACAGGATGGAATGGAACTGGAAAAAGAATTTCATTAAAAAACACTAGAGCAATAATTGATGCAATTATTAGTGGTGAAATTGAAAATGCACCTACAATTGACATTCCATTCTTAAACTTGACGATTCCAACTGAATTACCAAAAGTAAGCGAAGGAATCCTTGACCCAAGAGATACTTATGCTGATAAAGAAGAATGGGCAAGCAAAGCAAGAGATTTAACTTCTCGTTACATCAAATACTTTGAACAATATACAGATACTGAAGAAGGAAAACGTTTAGTCGCTGCTGGACCTTCTTTGGAAGCTGTTTTAAATTAG